In Rickettsiales bacterium, the genomic stretch AAAAGAAGCAAAAAAGCATATTGCTAAATATCCTCAAGGACGTCAGGCAAGCGCGGTTATTCCTCTGCTTGAAATTGCTCAAAAGCAAAATGACAATTGGCTGCCCATTGCTGCTATGGAACATGTGGCAGAAATTTTAGAAATGCCACAAATAAGAGTGATGGAAGTAGCCACTTTCTACACTATGTTTAATCTAAGCCCCGTTGGAAAACATCATATTCAATTATGTGGAACCACACCTTGCTGGCTTCGTGGAGCAGAAGATATCAAAAATCTATGTAAGAAAAAGTTAAAGATTGATCTAGGCGACACCACTAAAGACAAATTATTCACCCTCTCTGAAGTGGAATGCTTGGGCTCTTGTGCCAATGCACCAATGATTCAAATTAATGATGATTTTTATGAAGATTTAGACGTTAAATCAATGACAAAGATTCTTGATGATTTAACTCAAGGAAAGAAAGTGAAGAAAGGCTCACAAATTGGACGTAAGTCTTCTGAAGTACTGCATGACTAAATATCTTTCTTAAATTTTGAGACAAGGTATTACCCCGCAAGGAACAAGAAAGCGGCTTATCTTAACCTCGACCTCTTCCACCTCTTGTATTAACTGTAACATTAGGAACAAGATTAAATTCTCTACCTTTTTTTTCATTTAAAGAATCTCGTGGTACTTTCCTAAAAGGCGTAATTTTCTCTAGTGACTTATCATCATCCATGTATTCATACTTTGGGTTTATTTTTGGTGGTGGTGCTGTATTTTCCCAAATTTTGTCACTAGCATTGTTATTGACATTATTATATTTGTCCATCACGCTCCAAGGAGATTGCTTTCCTAAGGCTAAATTATAAGCACCTGATGAAAGCATTGCTCCTGCTACCGTAAAAGGAGCTGTTAATCCTAATCCAATTTTTTTTG encodes the following:
- the nuoE gene encoding NADH-quinone oxidoreductase subunit NuoE, encoding KEAKKHIAKYPQGRQASAVIPLLEIAQKQNDNWLPIAAMEHVAEILEMPQIRVMEVATFYTMFNLSPVGKHHIQLCGTTPCWLRGAEDIKNLCKKKLKIDLGDTTKDKLFTLSEVECLGSCANAPMIQINDDFYEDLDVKSMTKILDDLTQGKKVKKGSQIGRKSSEVLHD